From the Candidatus Peregrinibacteria bacterium genome, one window contains:
- a CDS encoding DUF11 domain-containing protein has protein sequence MLKKIFLIGTFLLSITGAQHAFAEHYSHSDTVSGMQVYLPEWSEGAPGQNGSFPVRVGEAFPSIARGDMLGFSFTVSWDESFLEFLGADIEHSVFSGDNFEYTVNHNPLENTANISIFTGSQGGVVVKPGDDLIWLLFRVRSSAKVGKETLVTFSNTAVAYDSNILKSAGLPNTQGGRLLITSGESPNTTSPSQDTFFIPKNTLAKPGTERLIPLIASKTEPIAGLLFDVTFPAEDMTFLGVETEGSALAQAGFEFLTDTSVPNHIAILGATGDLKGATLSDGETTLFLRFSLSEKVTLGKTLPMSIPKMTIVSPTTLKEEKRSVREGSVLTSETGEMGVRNVTPLSSTSVRILFNDDISVATLNDFSFSPKLKNVNTTFEKNGKFVTIRNLTTMLPEKRYRVDIAETVSGNRSGLISKTQNFGFFLGFPTQSPLSAFFIESVTALSNTSLQITFSKDVNMASLELEDFALEGLSITNATSGANARKIIVTTSDQSVLTGSTWLSIQNKSTLHDLISQNGELLSRNVAPLLPYGLSSFAPTVTSVSAEKSDLVHITFDKPLLASSLTENAFSIREEGKTENLITGGSYLSISADRLTVTLNGVRTLAGRQYRLEIDPGKLKGNTSDQPIIGMIGNIGSFLGQGSSYTPWDFAIESIESLGKDSVRVSFSEDLGEFDIAPLFSEIWTINALGAEEPLRILSAKKEGNTVTFTTDAQSPNALYYLLFSDRTRVVSSVSEILGVPNSSGFLGYSEQRMRITGVTPNSIAVGTATEITLSGIHFPEGMSVRLGNRTFSVQRKNDEEALVTLPNDIPLNVYDIIVVAPDGTESRLPNALLVVDPQIEERFSPKILSEESYANPFRVPNDGVITTTLWVRIEDPRGVSDIDKVTADLRIVGGPAVKEFSRIDFVDDKAWYSLEISIPSNVPTSTEITEIPVTVQNKSGQKGFGTVSLMVSRDMDSGIPPEIVSATATPDRVAPGSATEVTFQTEIFDEDGGGDVTRVVLDASKIGLGIIVLPVVPEVEEDRNCVRSDYIVGEWGGCGDDDLQRRSVELKPGLECRETGAKPDAERDCVLESTSFVPKWLRFSPKRDILLDLFFPRANAETVYGKRSWFTSPPKKIPSWVPEGTYNLPLTVLDREGEEIKGSIQMHITRDTVGSPEIDKDDVYISPKATISNDDKTTFRIFAKAVDPNGADDIVSVSVGLGDIGLPAAELVKGQTEGPGAWYATEELTIPRSVIPGFRNLTVVATDTEGNQGKADVRMLVTTPEESGDGPILDTDLSYTNPRSFRNNQKEQGTLYMFVEEGDAPIAHLTANLGTVLQYVQPEENSEQNTEEGACVSTDTFVCLVPSVTEGARGQWYYLPNLIVREKVAASQNPYFISVVATDTDGRRTEAEVPVFVNDGILPLSDRDLPNLVSAVATGRKEVQAYFSSALDPKRIRREAFRIVFSDNTSESLPVQNVHISSDRQTVTLETNAMNAGDRLTLITNAETLGLRDMQPTDNQADFLGYDEENEAKKLFEISYAKAIAPNAVEIVLRKDIRFSTLNADGSNFRILMDNDKEGLPVRGAQLGENARTIILSTGLQEVGKTYVVKAENLLDFAGGNFRKGGDVAVFSAYNEAQRNDFLIKYTTEKPEGIIEKGEDVVLMLRVSNSEDAQEQNNVALSLTYPSSALSFTGATSSGGVSCGDDGKKVTCNIESLPPSSEYQFRLVFRSISSGVFSSTATAVSGEATLGTASVGFTVVDPGSPFSLQKTSNREEAESGEDITYTITITNRTGGNILSDVVVTDTFPETLLGLKKVSSSSGIPCQYDASKILCLIPYFAPGSSYTITSDFTALAEGTAINTVSVSASQKNDEGTEEVTTSARSATVLIYHSLLSADFNNDGRVDFFDFTIFSDVYNTNGKDLPETDMNRDGRVDFLDFTLFAEQYGKEEEKSTPPPIPKEEAGSEDASQNNDASLGYFPSSVLFCVS, from the coding sequence ATGCTGAAAAAAATATTTCTTATCGGCACTTTCTTGTTGAGTATCACGGGGGCTCAGCATGCTTTCGCGGAACACTACTCTCATTCAGATACTGTGAGCGGCATGCAAGTCTATCTACCAGAATGGTCGGAAGGTGCTCCTGGGCAAAATGGAAGTTTTCCCGTACGAGTTGGGGAGGCGTTTCCATCAATTGCCAGAGGCGATATGCTTGGATTTTCTTTCACGGTTTCGTGGGATGAAAGTTTTCTCGAATTTCTCGGAGCAGATATAGAGCACAGCGTGTTTTCGGGAGACAATTTTGAATACACCGTCAATCATAATCCATTAGAAAACACAGCGAACATTTCCATTTTTACCGGCTCTCAAGGAGGAGTTGTTGTCAAACCAGGAGATGATCTTATCTGGCTCCTTTTCCGTGTTCGTTCGAGCGCAAAGGTTGGAAAAGAAACACTCGTCACCTTCTCTAATACCGCTGTTGCATACGATTCAAATATTCTTAAATCCGCGGGACTTCCTAATACTCAAGGGGGACGGCTTCTCATTACTTCCGGTGAAAGCCCCAATACCACTTCGCCTTCACAAGACACGTTCTTTATTCCAAAAAATACACTCGCAAAACCAGGAACAGAACGTCTTATTCCTCTCATTGCAAGCAAAACAGAACCCATTGCTGGACTGCTTTTTGATGTCACATTCCCTGCCGAAGATATGACATTTTTGGGAGTAGAAACTGAAGGAAGTGCCCTTGCACAAGCAGGATTTGAATTCTTAACAGACACGAGTGTTCCGAATCATATTGCCATTTTAGGGGCAACTGGAGATCTAAAAGGAGCCACTCTTTCTGATGGAGAAACGACACTTTTTCTCCGCTTTTCTCTTTCAGAGAAGGTCACGCTCGGAAAAACGCTTCCCATGAGTATTCCAAAAATGACTATTGTTTCGCCCACAACACTCAAAGAGGAAAAAAGAAGTGTTCGAGAGGGATCGGTTCTCACGAGTGAAACAGGAGAAATGGGCGTTCGAAATGTAACTCCACTCTCTTCTACAAGCGTTCGTATTCTCTTTAATGATGATATTTCTGTAGCAACACTCAATGATTTCTCATTCTCCCCAAAGCTCAAAAATGTAAATACCACTTTCGAAAAAAACGGAAAATTTGTCACGATACGAAACCTCACGACAATGCTTCCCGAAAAACGGTATCGCGTTGATATTGCCGAAACGGTTTCGGGAAATCGCTCTGGTCTCATTTCAAAAACACAAAATTTTGGATTCTTCCTTGGATTTCCAACGCAAAGTCCTTTGAGCGCGTTTTTTATCGAATCAGTAACAGCACTTTCAAACACATCACTTCAAATCACCTTTTCCAAAGATGTCAATATGGCATCTCTCGAATTGGAGGATTTTGCTCTCGAAGGACTCTCTATAACCAATGCCACTTCAGGAGCAAATGCACGAAAAATAATCGTAACCACCTCTGACCAATCGGTTCTTACTGGAAGCACATGGCTCTCGATACAAAACAAAAGCACTCTTCACGATTTGATCTCACAAAATGGTGAGCTTCTCTCTCGAAATGTTGCTCCATTATTGCCGTATGGACTCTCTTCTTTTGCGCCAACAGTCACATCTGTTTCTGCGGAAAAATCAGATCTCGTACATATCACGTTTGATAAACCTCTTCTCGCAAGTTCACTAACAGAAAATGCATTCTCTATTCGAGAAGAAGGAAAAACTGAAAATCTCATCACAGGAGGAAGCTATCTCTCAATTTCGGCAGATCGTTTGACGGTGACTCTGAATGGCGTTCGAACACTCGCTGGACGACAATATCGACTCGAAATTGATCCAGGGAAACTCAAAGGGAATACTTCTGATCAACCAATTATAGGAATGATTGGAAACATTGGATCCTTTTTGGGACAGGGAAGCTCCTACACTCCTTGGGATTTTGCGATTGAAAGTATCGAATCTCTTGGAAAAGATTCAGTTCGGGTAAGTTTTTCAGAAGACTTGGGAGAATTTGATATTGCTCCACTTTTTTCTGAAATATGGACTATAAACGCACTTGGTGCAGAAGAACCACTTCGAATTCTTTCCGCAAAAAAAGAGGGAAATACTGTTACGTTTACCACTGATGCACAATCACCAAATGCACTCTACTATCTTCTCTTTAGTGATCGAACACGAGTTGTAAGCAGTGTTTCAGAAATACTCGGCGTTCCAAACAGCAGTGGATTTTTGGGATATTCAGAGCAACGCATGCGAATAACGGGAGTGACGCCAAATAGTATTGCTGTAGGAACAGCAACAGAAATAACACTCTCAGGAATACATTTCCCCGAAGGAATGTCTGTTCGCCTCGGAAATAGAACATTCTCCGTTCAGCGAAAAAATGATGAAGAGGCACTTGTAACACTTCCCAATGATATTCCGCTAAACGTTTATGATATCATTGTTGTTGCTCCAGATGGAACAGAAAGTCGTCTCCCAAATGCCCTTCTTGTGGTAGATCCACAAATTGAAGAACGTTTTTCCCCAAAAATTCTCTCGGAAGAATCGTATGCCAATCCTTTCCGAGTGCCAAATGATGGGGTTATTACCACAACCCTTTGGGTACGGATAGAGGATCCTCGAGGAGTTTCGGATATTGATAAAGTTACCGCAGATCTTCGTATTGTTGGTGGACCAGCAGTAAAAGAATTTTCACGCATCGATTTTGTGGATGACAAAGCATGGTATTCCCTAGAAATAAGCATTCCTAGCAACGTTCCCACGTCAACAGAAATAACAGAGATTCCGGTAACCGTGCAGAATAAAAGCGGACAAAAAGGATTTGGAACTGTTTCGCTCATGGTGAGTCGCGATATGGATAGTGGTATTCCACCAGAAATTGTGTCTGCAACTGCTACTCCAGATCGAGTGGCACCAGGAAGTGCGACAGAAGTCACATTTCAAACAGAGATCTTTGATGAAGATGGAGGAGGAGATGTAACACGAGTCGTACTTGATGCCTCAAAAATTGGACTCGGGATCATTGTTCTTCCTGTTGTTCCTGAGGTAGAAGAAGATCGAAACTGTGTACGATCTGATTACATTGTCGGAGAATGGGGAGGATGTGGTGATGATGATCTTCAGAGACGTTCGGTTGAACTCAAACCTGGTCTGGAATGCCGAGAAACAGGAGCAAAACCAGATGCAGAACGCGATTGTGTGCTCGAAAGTACATCGTTTGTGCCGAAATGGCTTCGTTTTTCTCCAAAACGAGACATACTTTTGGATCTCTTTTTTCCAAGAGCAAATGCGGAAACGGTCTATGGAAAGCGGTCGTGGTTTACGAGTCCACCTAAAAAGATTCCCTCATGGGTTCCAGAGGGGACGTACAATCTTCCTCTTACTGTTCTTGACCGAGAAGGAGAAGAGATAAAGGGAAGTATTCAAATGCATATTACGCGTGACACTGTCGGTTCTCCAGAAATCGATAAGGATGATGTCTACATTTCCCCGAAAGCAACCATTTCGAATGATGACAAAACCACTTTCCGTATTTTTGCAAAAGCAGTTGATCCGAATGGTGCGGATGATATTGTTTCGGTAAGTGTTGGACTTGGAGATATTGGTTTACCCGCCGCCGAACTTGTAAAGGGGCAAACCGAAGGACCTGGTGCATGGTACGCCACGGAAGAATTGACGATTCCTCGATCGGTTATTCCTGGATTTCGAAATCTTACAGTCGTTGCTACGGATACTGAAGGGAATCAGGGAAAAGCTGATGTACGCATGCTCGTCACCACGCCCGAAGAATCTGGTGATGGACCTATTCTTGATACAGATCTTTCTTATACAAACCCGAGATCATTCCGAAATAATCAAAAAGAACAGGGGACACTCTATATGTTTGTAGAAGAAGGAGATGCTCCTATCGCCCACCTTACCGCAAACTTAGGAACAGTTCTTCAATATGTTCAACCAGAAGAAAATTCCGAACAAAATACAGAAGAAGGAGCATGTGTTTCCACCGATACCTTTGTCTGTCTCGTCCCTTCTGTCACAGAAGGAGCACGCGGACAATGGTATTATCTTCCGAATCTTATTGTTCGAGAAAAAGTGGCGGCAAGCCAAAATCCTTACTTTATTTCCGTTGTTGCCACCGATACAGATGGACGTCGAACAGAAGCAGAAGTTCCCGTTTTCGTAAATGACGGCATTCTGCCTCTTTCTGATAGAGATCTTCCTAATCTCGTTTCTGCAGTTGCCACCGGAAGAAAGGAGGTTCAAGCATATTTCTCTTCTGCGCTTGATCCTAAGCGAATACGACGAGAGGCATTTCGCATTGTTTTTTCGGATAACACTTCTGAATCGCTTCCTGTTCAAAATGTTCATATTTCATCAGATCGACAAACCGTAACATTAGAAACAAATGCCATGAATGCTGGAGATCGCCTCACACTCATAACCAATGCAGAAACATTGGGTCTCCGCGACATGCAACCGACTGATAATCAAGCAGATTTCTTGGGATACGATGAAGAAAATGAAGCAAAGAAACTCTTTGAAATATCGTACGCAAAAGCAATTGCCCCCAATGCCGTTGAGATTGTTCTTCGAAAAGACATTCGTTTCTCCACACTCAATGCAGACGGAAGCAATTTCCGAATTCTTATGGATAATGACAAAGAAGGACTTCCTGTTCGCGGAGCACAACTTGGAGAAAATGCCAGAACAATCATTCTCTCAACCGGTCTTCAAGAAGTCGGAAAAACGTACGTTGTCAAAGCAGAAAATCTGCTCGATTTTGCTGGAGGAAATTTTCGAAAGGGAGGAGATGTCGCCGTATTTTCCGCATACAATGAAGCACAACGAAACGATTTTCTCATAAAATACACCACAGAAAAGCCGGAAGGAATTATAGAAAAAGGAGAGGATGTTGTGCTCATGCTTCGGGTTTCAAATTCCGAAGATGCACAAGAGCAAAATAATGTAGCTCTCTCTCTTACATATCCATCTTCTGCTCTCTCATTTACTGGAGCAACGTCTTCAGGAGGAGTTTCGTGCGGAGACGATGGGAAAAAAGTGACCTGCAACATTGAATCGCTTCCTCCATCTTCTGAGTACCAATTTCGTCTTGTCTTTCGATCGATATCTTCAGGAGTTTTCTCGAGCACTGCCACCGCAGTTTCTGGAGAAGCTACTCTTGGAACCGCAAGCGTCGGCTTTACCGTTGTTGACCCAGGAAGCCCATTTTCTCTTCAAAAAACCTCAAACCGAGAAGAGGCAGAATCGGGAGAAGATATTACCTACACCATTACCATTACAAATCGAACGGGCGGAAATATTCTTTCGGATGTTGTCGTAACCGACACATTCCCTGAAACACTTCTTGGTTTGAAAAAAGTTTCCTCCTCCAGTGGAATTCCTTGTCAATATGACGCCTCAAAAATTCTCTGTCTCATCCCCTACTTTGCTCCAGGAAGTAGTTACACTATTACGAGTGATTTTACTGCTCTTGCAGAGGGAACTGCCATTAACACCGTATCTGTCAGCGCTTCTCAAAAAAATGACGAAGGCACAGAAGAAGTAACAACAAGTGCAAGAAGTGCCACAGTTCTCATCTATCATTCTCTTCTCAGTGCAGATTTTAATAATGATGGACGGGTAGATTTCTTCGACTTCACTATTTTTTCGGACGTATACAACACAAACGGAAAAGATCTTCCAGAAACTGACATGAATCGCGACGGAAGAGTGGATTTTCTAGACTTCACACTTTTTGCAGAACAGTACGGAAAAGAAGAAGAGAAATCTACGCCACCGCCCATTCCTAAAGAAGAAGCTGGAAGTGAAGATGCTTCTCAAAATAATGATGCTTCTTTGGGATACTTCCCATCTTCTGTTCTTTTCTGCGTCTCATGA
- the gyrB gene encoding DNA topoisomerase (ATP-hydrolyzing) subunit B: MSNQQYSAESIQVLEGLEAVRKRPGMYIGSTDSRGLHHLLWEIVDNAIDEAMAGYCTTIDVTLLSDGGFRVFDNGRGIPVDKHSKTGKSALETVMTILHAGGKFGGGGYKVSGGLHGVGASVVNALSERVVAKVFRDEKIYQQEYSKGAVLGDIEVVGEAEGTGTEITFYPDPTIFKETQAMEWDVIITRLRQQAYLTKNVRISIADETGEMPQKYRFFFDGGVASYVRHLSESKGAVSEVISVERETDVCQLEVAMRYSDSYSENIWCFTNHIHNPEGGTHLTGFRTALTRTINQYARDKQILKEKEENLTAEDVREGLTAVISIKVAEPQFEGQTKGKLGNSEVRPAVEAAFAEAFSEYLEENPADAKNVIAKCLLAARARKAARAARDTVIRKGALEGMTLPGKLADCSSRNSEETELYIVEGDSAGGSAKQGRNRELQAILPLKGKILNVEQARLDKMLANNEVKALIVALGTGIGEIFEIEKLRYGKIIIMTDADVDGSHIRTLLLTLFFRYFRDIIETGHLYIACPPLYKIAKGKNIRYAFNDEEKITALSEFGIAEVKEESPEESEGEGEVEEVKRVGGVSIQRYKGLGEMNPDQLWETTMDPSSRLMMKVAVDDAEKADMIFTTLMGSEVFPRRKFIQTHAKSVKNLDI, from the coding sequence ATGAGTAATCAACAGTATTCCGCCGAGAGCATACAAGTACTTGAGGGTCTTGAGGCTGTTCGCAAGCGCCCCGGAATGTATATTGGCTCCACCGATTCTCGAGGACTTCATCATCTTCTCTGGGAAATTGTTGATAATGCCATTGACGAAGCCATGGCAGGATATTGTACAACAATCGATGTCACCCTTCTTTCTGATGGGGGGTTTCGCGTGTTCGATAATGGACGAGGAATTCCGGTTGATAAACACTCAAAAACAGGAAAATCGGCACTAGAAACAGTTATGACTATTCTCCATGCAGGAGGAAAATTTGGTGGCGGTGGATATAAGGTATCCGGCGGACTTCATGGAGTGGGGGCAAGCGTGGTAAATGCGCTTTCAGAAAGGGTTGTGGCAAAGGTCTTTCGAGACGAAAAAATCTATCAACAGGAATATTCCAAAGGAGCTGTTTTGGGAGATATTGAAGTTGTTGGAGAAGCAGAGGGGACAGGAACAGAAATAACATTTTATCCTGATCCCACTATTTTTAAAGAGACACAAGCAATGGAATGGGATGTTATTATCACACGATTGCGACAACAGGCGTATCTCACAAAAAATGTCCGCATCTCTATTGCTGATGAAACTGGAGAAATGCCACAGAAATATCGATTCTTTTTTGATGGTGGTGTAGCAAGCTATGTTCGGCATCTTTCGGAGAGCAAAGGAGCGGTTTCGGAAGTTATTTCCGTAGAGCGTGAGACAGATGTGTGTCAACTAGAAGTAGCAATGCGGTATTCCGACTCATATTCAGAAAACATTTGGTGTTTTACAAACCATATTCATAATCCCGAAGGGGGAACACATTTAACGGGGTTTCGCACTGCTCTGACACGAACCATCAACCAATATGCGCGCGATAAACAGATTCTCAAGGAAAAGGAGGAAAATCTTACTGCGGAAGATGTTCGAGAGGGACTTACTGCGGTTATTTCTATTAAGGTTGCCGAGCCTCAATTTGAAGGGCAAACGAAAGGAAAGCTTGGGAATTCGGAGGTGCGCCCAGCGGTAGAAGCCGCATTTGCAGAAGCATTTTCAGAATATCTTGAAGAAAATCCAGCGGATGCCAAAAATGTTATTGCAAAGTGTTTATTGGCGGCACGCGCCCGAAAAGCCGCACGAGCCGCACGAGATACTGTCATTCGAAAAGGAGCACTTGAGGGGATGACACTTCCTGGAAAACTGGCAGATTGCTCCAGCCGAAATTCGGAAGAAACCGAACTCTACATTGTGGAGGGAGATTCTGCTGGTGGTTCCGCGAAACAAGGGCGAAATAGAGAACTTCAGGCGATTTTGCCACTGAAGGGAAAAATTTTAAATGTAGAACAGGCACGACTCGATAAAATGCTCGCAAATAATGAAGTAAAAGCGCTTATTGTTGCCTTGGGAACAGGAATTGGAGAGATATTTGAAATCGAAAAACTTCGATATGGAAAGATTATTATCATGACGGACGCGGACGTAGATGGCTCGCATATTCGCACGCTTCTCTTGACACTCTTTTTCCGTTATTTTCGAGATATTATTGAAACCGGACATCTCTACATTGCCTGTCCACCACTCTATAAAATTGCCAAGGGGAAAAATATTCGATACGCGTTTAACGATGAAGAAAAAATCACTGCTCTTTCAGAGTTTGGCATTGCAGAAGTAAAAGAAGAGTCACCGGAAGAGTCTGAAGGAGAAGGAGAGGTGGAAGAAGTAAAACGCGTTGGGGGAGTTTCGATTCAACGGTATAAAGGTCTGGGAGAAATGAACCCCGATCAGCTTTGGGAAACTACCATGGATCCCAGTAGCCGACTCATGATGAAGGTTGCTGTAGACGATGCAGAAAAAGCGGATATGATTTTTACGACACTCATGGGAAGCGAAGTGTTTCCTCGACGAAAGTTTATTCAGACCCACGCAAAGTCGGTGAAGAATTTGGATATTTGA
- a CDS encoding flippase, whose translation MTLARKILGNTIAQVLGRFVTAFLAIIVVKILATYLGQAGYGKYATIYEFLAFFGAFADFGIFTIAVREMSREKSDQEAVFSNALTLRTLFTATAMLLGAGAGFLVPQYQHTVIPVGILIASLSTFFVILSGTLSVALQVRLRMEFAAFALVLGKVFTVAIVLLITQSLFPVATEESFFLLIWAGTVGAGFTFLLTLLWTRASFPVRFRFDKTLSKKLLLEAAPFAIALALNTLYIRLDILLLSLLLPPSENGICDKSFCGDTEVGAYAVAARILEILLMIPIYFMNSVLPTLTERITKVSDSLLRLLRNAFSFLLAVGVPAGILLFVLSKETTELISSASFLSTPDQAGADTALRILSGMVSIAFLSMFFGFLLIASGRQKELIRINFLTVSFNILLDLLLIPNYGFVGAAWGSFFSEFIMLSLMIFATKKYIHFSPDIRSLKIIASAGGAGALCFGIHAILAPLGTLPSFGGTLLVFVGFYAGNLWITGVLSKEVLGEVLGRKEKSQ comes from the coding sequence ATGACTTTGGCACGAAAGATTTTGGGAAACACAATAGCACAAGTGCTCGGGCGCTTTGTGACAGCTTTTTTGGCAATTATAGTTGTCAAAATTTTAGCAACGTATTTGGGACAAGCCGGTTATGGAAAATATGCCACTATTTACGAATTTCTCGCTTTTTTTGGTGCCTTTGCCGATTTTGGTATTTTCACCATTGCTGTTCGAGAAATGTCTCGAGAAAAAAGTGATCAAGAAGCGGTATTCAGCAATGCTCTTACCCTTCGTACACTCTTTACGGCAACGGCTATGCTTCTTGGCGCCGGTGCAGGTTTTCTTGTTCCTCAATACCAACACACCGTAATTCCAGTGGGAATTCTTATTGCTTCGCTTTCCACCTTTTTTGTTATTCTCTCCGGAACGCTTTCTGTTGCGCTCCAAGTACGCTTGCGAATGGAGTTTGCCGCCTTTGCCCTTGTGCTCGGAAAGGTTTTTACGGTTGCTATTGTGCTTTTGATAACACAATCACTTTTTCCAGTAGCAACAGAGGAGAGCTTTTTCTTGCTCATTTGGGCAGGAACGGTAGGTGCTGGTTTTACTTTTCTCCTCACACTTCTGTGGACAAGAGCATCATTTCCTGTTCGATTCCGTTTTGACAAAACACTCTCCAAAAAACTCCTCCTTGAAGCGGCTCCATTTGCCATCGCACTCGCACTGAACACCCTCTACATTCGACTTGATATTCTTCTTCTTTCCCTTCTTCTCCCGCCATCAGAAAACGGAATATGTGACAAATCCTTTTGTGGAGATACCGAAGTCGGTGCTTATGCTGTAGCGGCGCGCATTTTAGAAATCCTCCTTATGATCCCCATTTATTTTATGAATTCTGTACTTCCCACTCTTACCGAACGGATTACGAAAGTTTCAGACTCACTCCTCCGTCTTCTTCGAAACGCCTTTTCTTTTCTCCTTGCGGTTGGCGTTCCAGCAGGAATTCTCCTTTTTGTTCTCAGCAAAGAAACAACAGAGCTCATTTCTTCCGCATCATTTCTCTCAACTCCAGATCAAGCAGGAGCCGATACTGCACTTCGTATTCTCTCAGGAATGGTTTCCATTGCCTTTCTCTCAATGTTTTTTGGATTTCTTCTCATCGCTTCTGGAAGACAAAAAGAGCTTATTCGCATTAATTTTCTCACGGTATCTTTTAATATTCTTCTCGATCTTCTTCTTATTCCAAACTATGGATTTGTTGGTGCAGCATGGGGATCGTTTTTCTCGGAGTTTATAATGCTTTCACTCATGATCTTTGCCACAAAAAAATACATCCACTTTTCACCAGATATTCGTTCTCTAAAAATCATTGCTTCCGCAGGGGGAGCGGGAGCACTTTGCTTCGGAATTCATGCAATATTGGCGCCACTCGGAACGCTTCCTTCGTTTGGCGGAACGCTTCTTGTATTTGTCGGATTTTATGCGGGAAACCTGTGGATAACTGGCGTGCTCTCGAAAGAGGTACTCGGCGAAGTGCTCGGAAGAAAAGAGAAATCACAGTGA
- the ruvX gene encoding Holliday junction resolvase RuvX codes for MKIIGIDYGAKRIGIAVGDTEIGIAFPREILPNDEHVFDVLQQILVQEKIVIIVVGNPILPSGGETKETQVAQEFAEQCKIRFSQVSTLLWDERYSSRTAQKSAREMGHTSKTFRGNLDAASAAILLQSYLDSL; via the coding sequence GTGAAAATAATTGGTATTGATTATGGAGCAAAGCGCATTGGTATTGCAGTAGGAGATACAGAAATAGGAATTGCCTTTCCTCGAGAAATTCTTCCAAATGATGAACATGTTTTCGATGTACTCCAACAGATTCTCGTGCAAGAAAAAATTGTCATCATTGTTGTTGGAAATCCTATTCTTCCGAGCGGAGGAGAAACAAAAGAAACACAGGTGGCTCAGGAATTTGCAGAACAATGTAAAATACGTTTTTCACAAGTCTCCACTCTGCTTTGGGATGAGCGATATTCGAGTAGAACTGCGCAAAAATCCGCGCGCGAAATGGGGCACACGAGTAAAACATTTCGAGGAAATCTTGATGCGGCTTCCGCGGCAATTTTGTTGCAATCGTATTTGGACTCACTGTGA